A single Tuberibacillus sp. Marseille-P3662 DNA region contains:
- a CDS encoding MerR family transcriptional regulator produces MRIGELTERAGVTPRTVRYYESIGLIPEGEREGQGQHYYTEETVARLRKIDQLKNLGLSLDEIGDVIDLYFIDPSDVVQAKQKVLTILRQHLDEVDQKITGYQQFRTELQAHIERFERWLGERGEHH; encoded by the coding sequence ATGCGCATAGGTGAATTAACGGAAAGAGCCGGGGTAACTCCGCGAACCGTACGGTATTATGAAAGCATTGGACTTATTCCTGAGGGTGAACGCGAAGGCCAGGGACAGCACTATTACACAGAAGAGACTGTTGCCCGCCTTAGGAAAATAGATCAGTTAAAGAACCTTGGATTGAGCTTAGATGAAATAGGTGACGTGATTGACCTATATTTCATTGACCCAAGTGACGTAGTACAAGCAAAACAGAAGGTGCTAACCATCCTGCGCCAACATCTTGATGAAGTAGACCAGAAGATTACAGGATACCAGCAGTTTCGTACGGAGTTGCAGGCCCATATTGAGCGCTTTGAGCGTTGGTTAGGGGAAAGGGGTGAACACCACTAG
- a CDS encoding SRPBCC domain-containing protein: protein MDNDQIKREIFINAPIQTVWELISDPAWWVGDAPGPDKVQVDGSRVVADTKYGQFPVLIEQSEPPNYLACRWASSFPGEEPKGKNSTLVEFKLTSKDGGTLLGVVESGFSHLAVSEQERRKFFKENVHGWEMQMEVLQKRAEQ, encoded by the coding sequence ATGGATAATGATCAAATTAAAAGAGAAATTTTTATTAACGCACCTATCCAAACGGTATGGGAGTTAATCAGCGATCCGGCATGGTGGGTGGGTGATGCACCTGGTCCGGACAAGGTGCAGGTAGATGGATCACGTGTGGTGGCGGACACGAAGTATGGACAATTCCCAGTGTTGATTGAACAATCAGAACCGCCAAACTACCTTGCATGTCGGTGGGCAAGTTCATTTCCCGGAGAGGAACCAAAAGGAAAAAACTCTACGCTAGTTGAGTTCAAGTTGACTTCAAAAGATGGGGGAACTTTACTTGGAGTAGTTGAAAGTGGCTTTTCACACCTTGCAGTATCCGAACAAGAGCGAAGAAAGTTCTTTAAAGAGAATGTCCATGGCTGGGAGATGCAAATGGAAGTACTACAAAAGCGTGCTGAGCAATAA
- a CDS encoding amidohydrolase/deacetylase family metallohydrolase, protein MKERFVLHNVKRVTGETIDIVIEDGKIRDLTESGSGWGQQVYDCSGMYVSSGWIDLHVHAFPEFDPYGDEIDEIGVKQGVTTIVDAGSCGADRIDDLMASREQNKTNLFAFLNISRIGLQRVDELSNTHWIDKDKAVQAINEHKEAIVGFKARMSHSVVGDRGIEPLHIARDLSSKTSLPLMVHIGSAPPDIEEVVSLLEEHDVITHYLNGKSNNLFDNEGQPLQVLTDAIERGVHLDVGHGTASFSFDVAESAKQHHIGLDTISTDIYHGNRLNGPVYSMANVLSKFLYLGYSLDEVIAAVTTHAASWLNKPELGRIKVGDVANLTLFNVQNARAALVDSEGDQRVAERTIETKGVVINGEFIKC, encoded by the coding sequence ATGAAAGAACGATTCGTATTACATAATGTCAAACGTGTGACTGGAGAGACAATCGATATCGTGATTGAAGACGGTAAAATTCGTGATTTAACAGAGTCTGGAAGTGGATGGGGGCAACAGGTATATGATTGCTCGGGGATGTATGTATCGAGCGGTTGGATTGATTTACATGTCCATGCGTTTCCAGAGTTTGATCCATATGGTGATGAAATCGATGAAATCGGAGTCAAACAGGGTGTTACAACGATTGTGGATGCTGGAAGCTGCGGGGCCGATCGAATTGACGATTTAATGGCCAGTAGAGAACAAAACAAAACCAATTTGTTTGCCTTTTTGAATATCTCACGGATTGGCTTACAAAGGGTGGATGAGTTATCCAATACCCACTGGATAGATAAAGATAAAGCTGTTCAGGCCATCAATGAACATAAGGAAGCCATAGTAGGATTCAAGGCCCGGATGAGTCACAGTGTGGTTGGTGATCGTGGTATTGAACCCCTCCACATTGCGCGAGATCTGTCAAGTAAAACGTCACTTCCTTTAATGGTCCATATTGGCTCTGCGCCTCCGGATATTGAAGAGGTTGTTTCACTTTTAGAAGAACATGATGTGATTACTCATTATCTTAATGGTAAATCGAACAATCTTTTCGACAATGAAGGACAGCCTCTTCAAGTGTTAACTGACGCCATAGAACGAGGGGTTCATCTAGATGTGGGGCATGGCACGGCAAGTTTTTCATTTGATGTTGCGGAATCAGCAAAACAACATCATATTGGCTTAGATACAATTAGCACAGACATATATCATGGAAATCGTTTAAACGGTCCGGTCTATAGTATGGCGAATGTGTTATCCAAATTCTTATACCTAGGATACTCATTAGATGAAGTGATCGCTGCAGTCACAACTCATGCAGCAAGTTGGCTTAATAAACCGGAACTCGGCCGAATTAAGGTTGGGGATGTAGCGAATTTAACTCTATTTAATGTTCAAAATGCCCGAGCAGCACTCGTTGATTCTGAAGGGGATCAGCGGGTGGCAGAGAGAACGATAGAAACAAAGGGAGTGGTGATCAATGGCGAGTTCATTAAATGCTAA
- a CDS encoding GntP family permease, with the protein MDIYLLTVTFLAIVIVILGVSWWKWHAFISITVACLFLGVMSGLSMDKIAGAYETGVGNVLGHLVGILALGTILGKLMSDSGAGIQVADFFVRLFGTKKLPWAMLLSGFIIGIPVFFEVGVVILLPLVISIRKTTKQNILLIALPVLAGLSIVHGIVPPHPGAMTAISIYNANIGRVLIYALIIALPTAIIAGPIFAKWVHKRVIPNREPDLIRPSNISYNLPSTGISFFVILLPIILILLSVVAPYISLPNSVTEFFLFIGSPVVALLISCFVAFYLLGFRQGMDKEIIKKLVDESILPVGSIILIIGAGGAFKQILIESGVGDSIAQMSEQLSLSPIVLAFVVAGLIRVATGSATVALTTAAGIVSPVIAHMSGVNLELLVIATGAGSLMLSHVNDAGFWLVKEYLGLTVKETFKTWTVLETLLAFIAFGIVLLTNTFV; encoded by the coding sequence ATGGATATTTATTTATTAACGGTTACTTTTCTAGCGATTGTGATTGTCATTTTAGGCGTATCATGGTGGAAATGGCATGCATTTATTAGTATAACCGTTGCGTGTTTATTCTTAGGGGTTATGTCTGGATTATCAATGGATAAAATAGCTGGTGCATATGAAACCGGAGTTGGCAATGTTCTAGGGCATTTGGTGGGCATTTTAGCATTAGGTACGATTTTAGGAAAGCTAATGTCAGACTCAGGTGCTGGCATACAAGTGGCCGATTTCTTCGTACGACTTTTTGGTACAAAGAAATTGCCATGGGCAATGTTACTCTCAGGTTTCATTATTGGAATCCCTGTATTCTTTGAGGTAGGGGTTGTGATTTTATTACCTCTAGTGATTTCGATTCGTAAAACAACAAAACAAAACATTTTATTAATTGCGTTACCTGTCCTTGCGGGATTATCCATTGTCCATGGTATTGTTCCGCCACACCCAGGGGCGATGACTGCGATAAGTATTTATAATGCCAATATAGGGCGCGTCCTTATATACGCACTCATCATTGCGCTGCCGACGGCAATCATTGCAGGCCCAATATTTGCAAAATGGGTGCATAAACGCGTGATTCCAAATAGAGAACCGGACCTGATCCGGCCGAGTAACATATCCTATAATTTACCAAGCACGGGTATTTCTTTTTTCGTCATCTTATTACCTATTATACTAATTTTATTATCTGTTGTGGCACCTTATATATCACTGCCTAACAGTGTAACGGAGTTTTTCTTATTTATTGGTAGTCCTGTCGTTGCTCTTCTAATCTCTTGTTTCGTAGCATTCTACCTCCTTGGATTCCGTCAAGGGATGGATAAAGAGATTATTAAAAAGCTAGTAGACGAAAGTATACTCCCCGTTGGTTCGATTATTTTAATCATTGGAGCAGGTGGTGCATTTAAACAAATCCTTATTGAAAGTGGTGTGGGTGATTCCATTGCGCAAATGTCAGAGCAATTATCCCTATCACCGATTGTTTTAGCATTTGTAGTAGCCGGACTTATTCGGGTCGCCACAGGTTCAGCGACAGTTGCATTAACAACAGCAGCGGGTATTGTATCACCAGTTATTGCTCACATGTCAGGTGTGAACTTGGAGTTGCTCGTTATCGCGACCGGTGCAGGGTCTCTAATGTTATCACACGTCAACGATGCAGGTTTCTGGTTAGTCAAAGAATACTTAGGGTTAACCGTGAAGGAAACGTTTAAAACATGGACAGTTTTGGAGACATTACTTGCATTTATCGCTTTTGGGATTGTTCTACTCACCAACACGTTCGTTTAA
- a CDS encoding UPF0715 family protein — MLKIRLKLIFFAGFTMSIIYLLVENQSFDFSFSVIYIFLFYGIVYTLFYGVFALPIQVLLNKYSDRRKINIKYLVVYLLASFIIHLIIYRFFNSYEPFFSNSQVYLHIFVTSITFWIWDSIVMYKHRDELI; from the coding sequence TTGCTAAAAATACGTTTAAAATTAATATTTTTCGCTGGATTTACCATGTCAATAATTTACTTATTGGTAGAAAATCAATCCTTTGATTTTTCATTTTCGGTAATATACATATTTCTTTTTTATGGAATCGTATATACTTTGTTTTATGGTGTATTCGCTTTACCAATTCAAGTATTGTTAAATAAATATTCTGATAGACGAAAGATTAATATCAAATATTTAGTGGTATATTTGTTAGCTTCTTTTATAATACATCTAATAATTTATCGCTTTTTTAACAGCTATGAACCTTTTTTCTCTAATTCACAGGTTTATCTTCATATCTTTGTTACTTCCATTACTTTCTGGATTTGGGATTCAATTGTTATGTATAAACATAGGGATGAGTTAATTTAA
- a CDS encoding GntR family transcriptional regulator, whose translation MDISRKKGPLYLQVKNILKDRILHGVYAIDTNIPSEPQLESEFEVSKITVRNAIKELVQEGYLETRSGKGTKVIRHTSTSRLSRGKRFTEVLVEEGHSIQKQLLKVEVVWHQEGAELYQLFGSHCLKIERLYHLDDVPYIHFTHYLTPQMEDIERSEFNVQSMYELIEEQDISLEKFRDQFAVSMAPSHVEDRLGVKKGVPLLKRLRYSYDEMGNVIEFSEGHYNTEMQHYVVNYDV comes from the coding sequence ATGGATATTTCGCGCAAAAAAGGACCTTTATATTTGCAAGTGAAGAACATCTTAAAAGATCGAATTTTACATGGTGTGTATGCTATTGACACGAATATCCCATCAGAACCGCAATTGGAAAGTGAATTTGAGGTCAGTAAGATAACGGTTCGTAATGCCATCAAAGAACTTGTCCAAGAAGGTTATCTCGAAACTAGGAGCGGCAAGGGGACAAAAGTTATCCGACATACGTCTACCTCAAGGCTTTCCAGAGGGAAACGTTTTACTGAAGTTTTAGTAGAAGAAGGCCATAGCATTCAAAAACAATTGTTAAAAGTAGAAGTTGTATGGCATCAAGAGGGGGCAGAATTGTATCAATTATTTGGTTCACATTGTCTTAAAATAGAACGTCTTTATCACCTTGATGATGTACCCTATATCCATTTTACGCACTATTTAACGCCGCAAATGGAGGATATTGAACGCTCGGAGTTTAATGTCCAATCCATGTATGAATTGATTGAAGAACAAGATATTTCCTTGGAGAAGTTTCGAGATCAGTTTGCTGTTTCTATGGCGCCCTCTCATGTAGAAGATAGATTAGGTGTGAAAAAGGGAGTGCCATTATTGAAGCGATTACGGTATTCTTATGATGAAATGGGAAATGTGATTGAATTTAGTGAAGGACACTATAACACGGAAATGCAACATTATGTGGTGAATTATGATGTATAA
- a CDS encoding ArsR/SmtB family transcription factor — MATTDSSNLENVLIALADPTRRELLDLIALRGQATATTLATTVTVSRQAVVKHLTILKEARLVSSNRVGREVRYKLCPQQLSSTVEWMTNLAADWDRKLEWIKCIAED, encoded by the coding sequence ATGGCAACGACAGATAGTAGTAATCTCGAAAATGTCTTGATCGCCTTAGCAGACCCCACACGTCGAGAGTTACTTGATCTAATCGCTTTAAGAGGACAAGCTACAGCAACAACATTAGCAACAACGGTAACTGTATCTCGTCAGGCAGTTGTTAAACATCTAACAATCTTAAAAGAGGCTAGGCTTGTATCCAGTAATCGTGTTGGGCGGGAGGTAAGATATAAGCTGTGTCCACAGCAACTGTCTTCAACAGTAGAGTGGATGACAAATTTAGCTGCGGATTGGGATAGAAAGTTAGAATGGATTAAGTGCATAGCAGAAGATTAA
- a CDS encoding helix-turn-helix domain-containing protein, whose amino-acid sequence MHFKSQIEKKRFSGLAQFKRDIISERTKSGLESARARGRQGGRPKKDQSKLDMAFKMYDSKQYIINEILDAAGMSRATFYRYLDNR is encoded by the coding sequence TTGCACTTCAAGTCCCAAATTGAGAAAAAACGATTTAGTGGCTTAGCACAATTTAAACGGGATATTATCTCCGAACGGACCAAATCAGGCTTAGAAAGTGCCAGAGCCAGAGGAAGGCAAGGTGGCCGACCAAAGAAAGACCAATCCAAGCTGGATATGGCCTTTAAGATGTATGATAGTAAACAATACATTATTAATGAGATATTGGATGCTGCTGGGATGAGCCGTGCAACGTTTTACCGTTATTTAGATAATAGATGA
- a CDS encoding NAD(P)-dependent oxidoreductase — protein sequence MSEKIGFIGLGNLGLPVATNLIDAGYTLQVYNRTASKAEPLVAKGAQQVTQPADAVTTGGIVVTLLWDGAALENIVTSSGFLEQLGPNGIHISMGTVLPETARKLAAIHEQHGSTYVEAPIFGRPEAAATKKLWIPYTGSQQAKERVQPLLKAMGGQGIFDFGEEVGAATIVKLVGNFLIVSAGYSMREALSMAEKNGVDPQAIVDMLTQTLFPAPIYQSYGRMIAEKSEPFGESEIPLKDVDLLKKTAQQAESPTPISNFLHDLLSTDLN from the coding sequence ATGAGTGAAAAAATCGGATTTATTGGACTTGGCAATTTGGGGCTCCCTGTGGCGACCAATCTTATCGATGCCGGGTATACTCTCCAGGTGTACAACCGGACGGCAAGCAAAGCGGAACCGTTGGTTGCTAAGGGGGCACAACAAGTGACACAACCAGCTGATGCTGTGACGACCGGTGGAATTGTCGTTACCCTTTTGTGGGATGGTGCGGCTCTAGAAAACATTGTGACCAGTTCAGGATTTTTAGAACAATTAGGACCAAATGGGATCCATATTTCGATGGGCACTGTGTTGCCCGAAACAGCAAGAAAACTTGCAGCCATTCACGAACAACATGGCAGTACCTATGTTGAGGCACCCATTTTTGGGAGGCCAGAAGCAGCGGCTACCAAAAAGCTCTGGATTCCTTATACAGGGTCACAGCAAGCTAAAGAACGAGTTCAACCCCTACTAAAAGCAATGGGAGGACAAGGTATCTTCGATTTTGGGGAAGAGGTCGGCGCGGCAACGATTGTCAAACTAGTTGGGAATTTCCTGATTGTTTCAGCAGGATATTCCATGAGAGAAGCACTATCAATGGCGGAGAAAAACGGTGTTGATCCTCAAGCTATTGTGGACATGCTCACACAAACGTTATTCCCCGCACCGATCTATCAAAGTTATGGTAGGATGATTGCCGAGAAATCCGAACCCTTCGGCGAGAGTGAGATACCGCTAAAGGATGTTGATCTACTGAAAAAGACCGCCCAACAAGCGGAGTCCCCTACACCTATTTCAAATTTTTTGCATGATCTCTTAAGTACCGATTTGAACTAA
- the dagF gene encoding 2-dehydro-3-deoxy-phosphogluconate aldolase yields MSDITKRFYKGRVALNGLANSIENAKAIFEAAEGHILVGVLSKNYPTVDDAVAAMKAYGKEIDDAVSIGLGAGDNRQAAVVTDIAKHYPGSHINQVFPSVGATRANLGEQDSWINSLVSPTGQVGYVNISTGPLSAAQNEQAIVPIKTAIALVRDMGGNALKYFPMKGLSCEDEFRAVAEACGEEGFALEPTGGINKENFETILDIALEAQVPKIIPHIYSSIIDKDTGKTNVDDVRELLEVTKKRVDQHG; encoded by the coding sequence ATGTCAGATATTACAAAGCGATTTTATAAAGGTCGCGTCGCATTAAATGGATTGGCCAATAGTATAGAGAATGCTAAAGCCATTTTTGAAGCGGCAGAAGGCCATATTCTAGTGGGTGTGCTTTCAAAAAATTATCCAACGGTAGATGATGCCGTGGCGGCAATGAAAGCATACGGAAAAGAAATTGATGATGCCGTGTCGATTGGATTAGGCGCTGGTGATAATCGTCAAGCTGCCGTTGTCACAGACATTGCGAAACATTACCCGGGGAGTCATATTAATCAGGTATTTCCTTCCGTTGGTGCCACACGAGCCAACCTTGGTGAACAAGATAGCTGGATTAACAGCTTAGTATCCCCGACGGGCCAGGTAGGGTATGTCAATATTTCAACGGGACCCTTAAGTGCTGCGCAGAACGAACAGGCAATTGTACCGATTAAAACAGCGATTGCTCTTGTACGTGATATGGGTGGCAATGCATTAAAGTACTTCCCAATGAAAGGATTAAGTTGTGAGGATGAGTTCCGAGCAGTGGCCGAGGCGTGCGGAGAAGAGGGATTTGCATTAGAGCCAACAGGTGGCATTAATAAAGAGAATTTCGAAACGATCCTAGATATCGCCTTAGAAGCTCAAGTGCCAAAAATCATTCCTCACATCTATTCATCGATCATCGACAAAGATACAGGAAAAACGAATGTAGATGATGTCCGTGAATTACTTGAAGTAACGAAGAAGCGGGTTGATCAACATGGCTAG
- a CDS encoding gamma-glutamyl-gamma-aminobutyrate hydrolase family protein, translating into MKQLTKPVIGITGSTVIHNNIPSLNLHEKYIRSVIEAGGIPVVIPTGTKAGMAEVWISICSGIILSSGEDVDPNSYQAEPDPMIRKTNGKRDQLEIELVRNAQKQTKPILAICRGITMLNAALGGTVIQDIETNNSNAINHYQQAARPEPTHEIQIDNQSRLYQIFNRSKIRVNSMHHQAIDQLAPNLKPVAVAPDGVIEAVEGVNEISLLWGIQWHPEEMASEDSSMDQLFKEFVSECTNQTQ; encoded by the coding sequence ATGAAACAGTTAACTAAACCTGTAATCGGGATTACTGGTTCGACGGTTATTCACAATAACATTCCGAGCCTTAATCTACACGAGAAGTATATTCGCTCTGTGATCGAAGCAGGGGGGATCCCTGTTGTCATTCCAACGGGGACAAAAGCCGGGATGGCAGAAGTGTGGATTTCCATATGTAGTGGAATAATTTTAAGCAGTGGGGAAGATGTTGATCCGAATTCATACCAAGCAGAACCCGATCCAATGATACGAAAAACCAATGGAAAGCGTGACCAATTAGAAATTGAACTAGTGAGGAATGCACAGAAACAGACCAAACCGATCTTGGCCATTTGCAGAGGCATTACTATGTTAAACGCTGCCTTAGGAGGAACGGTAATACAAGACATTGAAACGAATAATTCTAATGCAATCAATCATTATCAACAGGCGGCAAGACCTGAGCCTACGCATGAAATCCAAATTGATAATCAGAGTCGGTTATATCAAATCTTCAATCGTTCAAAGATTCGAGTTAACAGCATGCATCACCAGGCCATTGACCAACTTGCCCCTAATCTTAAACCAGTAGCCGTCGCTCCAGATGGTGTCATTGAAGCCGTCGAGGGAGTTAACGAAATCTCACTTTTGTGGGGAATTCAATGGCATCCTGAAGAAATGGCCAGTGAAGATTCAAGTATGGATCAACTATTTAAAGAGTTTGTATCTGAGTGTACAAATCAGACACAGTAG
- a CDS encoding DinB family protein codes for MERLELQLYDYNEWANGQIFNRLKELPKDVYGKDIQSVFSSISRVLAHVYLSDLGWIEVFSGKNMEHALTLQEQLKGEMESKGLEEMEAKFLKLSERYKLFFSQLEGLDKPLKIENPNGDIMETSVFEQVPHVVNHGTYHRGNITAMLRQMGYASVPTDYGLYLYLKQ; via the coding sequence ATGGAACGACTTGAATTACAGTTGTATGACTATAACGAATGGGCAAATGGACAAATTTTTAACCGGCTAAAAGAGCTTCCAAAGGATGTTTATGGTAAAGACATTCAAAGTGTATTTTCCTCGATATCCCGTGTTTTGGCCCATGTTTATCTTTCTGACCTTGGTTGGATTGAGGTTTTCTCCGGTAAAAACATGGAGCATGCTTTGACGTTACAAGAGCAACTAAAAGGGGAAATGGAGTCAAAAGGATTGGAGGAGATGGAAGCGAAATTTCTTAAACTATCAGAAAGATATAAGTTGTTCTTTAGCCAATTGGAAGGTTTAGATAAGCCCCTCAAAATTGAGAATCCGAATGGCGACATTATGGAAACCAGTGTGTTTGAACAAGTCCCCCATGTTGTTAACCATGGAACATATCATCGTGGTAATATCACAGCTATGTTAAGACAAATGGGTTATGCTTCTGTACCAACAGATTATGGTCTTTACCTATATTTAAAACAATAG
- a CDS encoding sugar kinase has protein sequence MARGIAAFGEVMMRLEVPGYELLSQSSTLNYSFTGTGVNITAALSYLGHTGYLVSTLPTNPVGHASQSFIQKLGINPAFINRDGNNIGMYFLESGFGTRPSRVTYSNRQASSFNTAPVETYNFEKIAKRIDVVHFCGITLAMNDTVRDQMKSFAKVVKDRGGTVVFDCNYRPSLWGEDGYEKAKPHYEDMLHLADIVMMNEKDAKFVLGMKTDKAEQAEQLKDLIPNVASNYNISVIAGTHRSINNDNTHSLRGFMYKNQSFTFSKLRTFTVLDRIGAGDAYTSGIVHGEIEGFLPEKTVAFATAAGMLAHTVVGDTPMSSESDIIIAMQESVNDVER, from the coding sequence ATGGCTAGAGGTATTGCAGCATTTGGGGAAGTCATGATGCGCCTGGAAGTACCAGGTTATGAACTCTTATCACAATCAAGCACATTAAATTATTCCTTTACAGGTACAGGTGTGAATATAACTGCTGCATTATCGTACTTGGGGCATACAGGATATCTTGTATCAACATTACCTACGAATCCAGTTGGTCATGCCTCACAATCCTTCATACAAAAGTTAGGCATTAATCCAGCATTCATTAACCGGGATGGGAACAATATTGGCATGTACTTTCTAGAGAGTGGATTTGGTACGCGTCCCAGTCGCGTGACCTATTCTAATCGTCAAGCAAGCAGCTTTAATACAGCGCCTGTAGAAACGTACAATTTTGAAAAGATTGCTAAGAGGATTGACGTGGTTCATTTCTGTGGCATAACCCTTGCGATGAATGATACTGTTCGCGATCAAATGAAATCCTTTGCGAAAGTTGTTAAAGACCGTGGCGGGACAGTTGTCTTTGACTGCAATTACCGTCCCTCACTTTGGGGTGAAGACGGGTATGAGAAGGCAAAGCCCCATTACGAAGACATGTTGCATCTTGCTGATATTGTCATGATGAACGAAAAGGACGCCAAATTTGTCCTTGGTATGAAGACAGACAAGGCAGAACAAGCCGAACAACTTAAGGATCTTATTCCAAATGTGGCAAGTAACTACAATATCTCTGTTATAGCAGGAACGCACAGATCTATTAACAATGATAATACGCATTCGTTACGTGGATTTATGTATAAAAATCAGTCATTTACTTTCTCAAAACTAAGGACGTTTACTGTCCTTGATCGCATCGGTGCAGGAGATGCCTATACAAGTGGTATTGTTCATGGCGAAATAGAAGGATTTCTACCAGAAAAAACAGTCGCGTTTGCCACAGCGGCTGGCATGCTTGCACACACCGTTGTAGGTGATACCCCTATGTCATCGGAAAGTGACATAATCATAGCGATGCAAGAATCGGTGAATGATGTAGAAAGGTAG
- a CDS encoding DgaE family pyridoxal phosphate-dependent ammonia lyase, with protein sequence MASSLNAKYGLKRVINASGRMSILGVSAPSDTVMDAMKYGGQNYVEIADLVDKSGDYIANKLGSEGAVVVNSASSGIALSIAALVTQGNRRKSERLHQETIAKNEVVMLKGHNVQYGAPVETMIYLGGGELVEAGYANEGKAEHIEEAIGDHTAAILYVKSHHAVQKNMISIEEAWDVAQRNSVPLIVDAAAEEDLQKYVKYSDLAIYSGSKAIEGPTSGIVAGKRNYIEWVKVQLHCIGRSMKVGKETTFGLLQALDEYGSKEDKSEQEKASLQALMSLNDIEGVNVTIVQDEAGRAIYRARIQIDSQNINTTAKEVVDKLREGDIAIYTRDYGVRQGHFDIDPRPLQGDDINIIESKIRESVGGK encoded by the coding sequence ATGGCGAGTTCATTAAATGCTAAATATGGTCTTAAACGTGTCATTAACGCAAGTGGTCGAATGAGTATTCTGGGAGTATCAGCTCCATCGGATACGGTCATGGATGCGATGAAGTATGGCGGACAAAATTATGTGGAAATTGCCGATCTAGTTGATAAGTCCGGTGACTACATCGCAAACAAGCTTGGTTCAGAGGGAGCCGTTGTTGTGAATTCCGCATCCAGTGGGATTGCGTTATCAATTGCAGCGCTTGTGACCCAAGGGAATCGGCGTAAGAGCGAACGCCTTCATCAGGAAACGATTGCTAAAAATGAAGTTGTCATGCTGAAAGGTCACAATGTCCAATACGGAGCACCGGTTGAAACAATGATTTATTTAGGCGGTGGAGAGCTTGTTGAGGCAGGTTATGCTAATGAAGGCAAAGCTGAACATATAGAAGAAGCCATTGGTGACCATACAGCCGCTATTCTTTATGTGAAATCTCACCACGCCGTTCAAAAAAATATGATTTCAATCGAGGAAGCATGGGACGTTGCTCAGCGTAATAGCGTTCCACTTATTGTGGATGCAGCAGCCGAAGAGGACCTTCAAAAGTATGTCAAGTACTCAGATCTAGCCATCTACAGTGGATCAAAGGCTATTGAAGGCCCAACCTCAGGGATTGTTGCTGGTAAACGAAACTACATTGAATGGGTCAAAGTCCAATTACATTGTATTGGACGAAGTATGAAGGTGGGGAAAGAGACAACCTTCGGCTTACTCCAAGCCCTTGATGAATACGGTAGCAAAGAAGATAAAAGTGAACAGGAAAAAGCGTCCTTACAAGCTTTAATGTCACTCAATGATATTGAAGGTGTTAATGTCACCATTGTTCAGGACGAAGCGGGTCGGGCCATATACCGCGCGCGTATACAAATTGATTCACAAAATATCAATACGACAGCAAAAGAAGTCGTTGACAAACTACGTGAAGGTGATATCGCGATTTACACACGTGATTATGGTGTGAGACAAGGTCATTTCGACATTGATCCACGGCCACTTCAAGGTGATGATATCAACATCATTGAATCTAAGATACGAGAATCCGTAGGGGGGAAATAG